A window of Deinococcus sp. YIM 134068 genomic DNA:
GTGGCCCGCGCCAGCAGCGAAATCCGCGAGGGTGACAGCCTCAGCGCCGACGGGATTGGCCGCATCGACTTCAAGCGCGTGGTGAACGAGACCCGGCGCGGAAACGTGAAGGTGGAGCTGGAAGTGCATCGGTGAGGGGAGGGAGAAGCGGTCAGCCCTCAACTTTCAGCCGTCAGCGGACGGGAGATGAGCCGTTCGCTGCTCTTCCCCCATGTCCAGCCCCTAGACTCACTCCCACCTCCGACCCCTCATGACCCATCCCTCCTCCCTTCCATGATTGACCTTCTCGCCCGCAAGCCCACGCTCAGCCCGGACGAACTCACGGCGGGCCTCCAACCCAGCGCCCGCTTTCGGGACGTGCGCTTCGAGAATTACCGGCCCAACCCGGCGTACCCCAGTCAGGCGGAGGCCCGCGCGAGCCTTCAGGCGTTTATGAAGGGGGCGCAGGTGCGGCCCGGCGGCTTCCGGCTCTTTCGCCGCGCCAAGCCCGAGGGGCGGGGGCTGTACCTCGACGGCGGGTTCGGCGTGGGCAAGACGCACCTGCTCGCCAGCGCCTACCACGCGGCGGAGGGAACGCGCGCCCTGATGAGCTTTCAGGACCTGATGTACGTGATCGGGTCGCTGGGCATGGCCCGCGCGGTGGAGGCCTTTCAGGGCCACGACCTCCTCCTCATCGACGAGTTCGAGCTGGACGACCCCGGCAACACGCACATGGCGAACACCTTCCTGGGCCAACTGATGCCGGGCGGAACGAGCGTGGTGGCGACGAGCAACACCGAACCCGGCGCGCTGGGACAGGGCCGCTTCAACGCCGCCGACTTCGAGCGCCAGATTCAGGGCATCGCCAGCCGCTTCGAGTCTCACCGGATGGACGGTCCCGACTACCGCCAGCGCGGCACGGTGCCCGAGGGTCCCCTCACCCCCGAGGAGTTCCGGGCGTGGCAGGCGCGGCGGGCGGAGGCGACCCTCGCCGTCCTCACCCACCGCGACCTGGGCCGTCTCCTGATCGACGTGCACCCCAGCCGTTTCGCCAAGCTGCTTGCGGGCGTCGGTGCCCTCGGCGTGACGGGTCTCTCGCCCATGCCCGATCAGAACG
This region includes:
- the zapE gene encoding cell division protein ZapE, which codes for MIDLLARKPTLSPDELTAGLQPSARFRDVRFENYRPNPAYPSQAEARASLQAFMKGAQVRPGGFRLFRRAKPEGRGLYLDGGFGVGKTHLLASAYHAAEGTRALMSFQDLMYVIGSLGMARAVEAFQGHDLLLIDEFELDDPGNTHMANTFLGQLMPGGTSVVATSNTEPGALGQGRFNAADFERQIQGIASRFESHRMDGPDYRQRGTVPEGPLTPEEFRAWQARRAEATLAVLTHRDLGRLLIDVHPSRFAKLLAGVGALGVTGLSPMPDQNVALRFVHFIDKLYDLGLPAAFTGAPLGSLFSETYRHGAYAKKYSRCLSRLSELLREARAALPA